CTGGTGAAGCGCTTCAAGCTGGCCGGTGACGAGGAGCCGGCCAACGGGGTCACGCTCCGTCAGCGCGGGATCGGCCTGGCCAGCGGTTTTATCTGGAGTCTCGGCATGGCGGCTCTGTTGGTGGGTTCACCCGAAGCGGGCGATGCAGTTTCTTACGGGCTGAGCCAGGGGGCTACCATCGTCTCTGTGCTCTGGGGATTGTTTCTCTGGAAAGAATTTGAAGGCGCTCCGGCCAAAGCCAACCGGTACCTCTGGCTGATGGGGGCCACCTACGTTGCCGGACTCATCCTGATTATTCTGGCCCGCTCCTGAACCGGTGCCGCCCGCGGTTTTTATCAACTTCTGAAGCTTGTTGCAGAAGTGCCCCCGTTGACTCATTAACCGGTCGGATTGGCGGACCAATCGGGGAGTGGAAGGTTATGGTAGCAAACTGACAATCCACAAATTATGGAAAAGCCCATTTCACGTCAACAACACGGTTTCACCGATTACAGTTACATTCCGCTGGTTGCAGCTGCACCCGCCCTGGCGAATTTCAAAGATCAGCCGACGGCGACCCTGCTGACCCGCGTACTCAGCGGCAGCATTTTAGCCACCTCGCTCATGACGCGCGCCGAGTGGGGAGCGTTCCGGATTCTGCCGTTTAAAGCTCACCTGGCAGCGGACGCGGCCGTTGGTACAATGACCTTGGCGGCTCCGTGGCTGTTTGGGTTTGCCGGACATCACCGGGCCCGCAACGCTTTTCTGGCCATCGGCGCTTTCGGGTTGATGGCGGGGCTGCTTTCCCGGCCTGATGAAATGAAATAACAACAATTCACCCCTTTACAATCGGCTCAATCGGTTATGGAAAGCAAAGCAAAGGTGCTGGGGCATCCGGCACATCCCATTCTTATCGTGTTTCCGCTGGGCCTGCTGGCTACCTCGGTAATTTTCAGTCTTATCTACCTGTTTACGGACAACGACACCATGTCGGTGGTTTCCTACTGGATGACCGTCGCCGGTATTTTGGGCGGGCTGGTGGCGGCCGTACCGGGCGTCGTTGACTGGATCGCCATTCCGTCGGGAACCCGGGCCAAGCGGGTAGGGGCCATTCACGGGCTGGGCAACGTGGTGGTCCTGGTTCTGTTTGTACTGAGCTGGCTTCTCCGGCGGGATGAGCCGTCGTACGTGCCATCCACCCTGGCGCTGATTATTTCCCTGCTGGCGTTTGTCATCGCCGGGGTAACGGGTTGGTTGGGGGGCGAACTGGTCGACCGGCTCGGCGTGGGCGTGGATCGTCACGCTAATCTCAACGCACCCAACGCTTTAACGGTGCGGCACGTACCGGAAAGCGAAGTAAGTCCATCCGGGCCACATTCTCACTCGTTGTAACAACCTACTGTGGTCGGAGTTCCGCTACTGATGAGCTGCTTTTGGTCAGTAGACAAAAACCGATAACCGTATGTTAGCTATGAATTATCGCGGACCCCAACGCGTCCGCGTCAGTCAAAAACCCATGCCCGAAATAAAGCATCCGGAAGATGCGATTGTCCGGGTGACCCGATCCTGCATTTGCGGTTCGGATTTGCACCTGTACAATGGCAACGTGCCCGACACCCGGGTTGGCATGACGTTTGGACACGAATTTATCGGGATTGTTGAGGAAATTGGCCCCGAGGTTCACAAAATAAAAGTGGGTGATCACGTTATTGTGCCGTTCAACATTGCCTGCGGAAAGTGTCACTTCTGCCGGCAGGGACTGTACGGCAACTGCCACGAGTCCAATCCGCAGGCTACGGCGGTGGGCGGTATTTTTGGCTATTCCCACACGGCTGGCGGCTTCGACGGCGGACAGGCCGAATTCGTTCGGGTGCCCTACGCCAACGTCGGCCCGACCGTGATTCCGCCGGGCATGGACCCGGATGATGCCGTTTTGCTGACGGACGTGGTGCCGACGGGTTACCAGGCCGCCGAAATGGGGGGTATTCAGCCCGGTGATACCGTGGTTGTTTTTGGAGCGGGTCCGGTTGGAATCATGGCCGCCCGGTGTTCCTGGCTGTTTGGGGCCGGACGGGTCATTGTTATCGACCAGTATGATTACCGGCTGGAGTTTGTGCGTAATTACGCCCCCTGCGAAGCGTACAACTTCAAGGAGATGGACGATCCGGTCGTGTTTGTCAAGAAAACCACGGACTGGATGGGGGCGGATGTGGTGATTGATGCCGTGGGGGCCGAGGCCGCTGGTAGTGCACTGCAAACGATTACGGGCCGCAAAACGCTGCTTCAGGCGGGTTCGGCGACGGCCTTGCACTGGGCAATCAACTCGGTCAAAAAAGGCGGTATCGTTTCCATCGTTGGGGTGTACGGTCCGACGGATAACCTGGTGCCGATTGGCAACGTGGTCAACAAAGGCCTGACCATCCGGGCCAATCAGGCATCGGTCAAGCGGCTGCTGCCCCGGCTGATCGAACACATCCAGAACGGGGTGCTGAATCCCAAAGCGATGATCACCCACCGCATTCCGCTGGAAGATGCCGCCGATGCGTACCGGATTTTCTCCGATAAGCTGGACAATTGCATCAAACCCATTCTTATTCCACCATCAGCCCGAATTTAAACTATGGAAAACCCAGTAAAAGATCCTACCGCCGATCTGGCTCAGAAATACGCTCACATAAAGGGTTGGGGCATCGACGCCGATCCGAAAAACGACCCGACGTACCCCCTCAAACACCGGACGGACGACGAGCAAACGGGGTACAGCTGGGAGCGGCCTACCCAGCAGCCGGTTGATACCGAGGTGCTTCGCTCCATTGAGCGGCCAAACGTGAGTGCCGTTTTTGGCACGTCTTCCCCCCCGTCCGGCTTGAGCGGGTCCATCCGCCGGTATGCGTTTAAATTCAGCGAGTCGGAGTACGGCCACTGGCTGCCGTTGCTGCTTGCCGACCGCGTCAACGCCGTGGAAGGCATCATTGATGACATCAGGCAGGGGCACGTGCCGAACTTTTTCGCCGAAAGAGGCTGGAAAGCGCAGTGGCAACACAATCCGAAAGGGCTCGCCCGAAAAGTTCTGATTGGAGCGGCTGCCGCCCTGACGGTTTATATGCTGGTGAGCCGAAACGATAAAGACAACGACTAGGTAATTCGAGTCAGAACGTGAAAAGTCGGCAGACGGATTGGCCAAGCAGGGCCGGTCGGTCTGCCGACTTTTTAATGAACAGTGAACTGTGCGCTCCGGGTCAAACGGTTACGGACGGGTCTATTTTGCCTGTATGGATGCCAGAGCGGTGTTCAGGCAGTGCATAAACCGTTCGGGTTCTTCGAATATGGGGCTGTGGGCGGAGTTGGCAAATGTAAACAGTTGTTTTCGGGGTGCCTGAAGCTGGTTGAAATACCGCCGGGCAATGACATACGGCGTCTGGTAGTCGTGCACCCCCTGAAACAGAACGTAGGGAACCTTCAACTCGGGAGCCGTCGTCGATAAATCGATGTTCACCACGGCGGGCCACAAATACCGGACGGATTCCCGCGCACCCCGTGCATACCGAATTTTATCGGCTAGGGTATACTCCCGGCTCTGCAAAATACTCCGGATAAACAGGGGGAAGAAGTGGCCCCGGTACATGCCACCACCGTAGCGCGCGACCAGTTCCCGCTGCCAGGTCAGGTAATCCAGCCAGGCATCCGGCGGATAGGGCGGGCGGCCCTGACGCAACAGTTTATCGACCTGGCGGTCGTTTCCGTGCTGGCGGGCCTGTTGCAGTACCCAATCATACGAAACCTGTTCGGCCTCCAGTTGCCGGGCAATCTGGCTGATGCAAAACAACGCCCGAAACAGTTCGGGGTGTTGTTTGACGGTCAGCACGCCCAGGAGCGTCCCCCAGGAATGGGCCAGCACGTAAATTTTGGGCTGACCAAACCGCCGGGACAGGTAACGACTGACTTCGGCCGCATCGTTCACCAGCGTCTCCACCGTGAAGGGCAACCCGCCGGGCTGATGTTGGAATACCTCGGCTGCATAAGACTTCCCGGAACCTCGCTGGTCCCAGTTGACCACCACAAAGCGTTTTTCCAGTTCATGCCCCGTCAGCAGCGATAGTTCGGGCAAGCCGGGGCCCCCGTGCAGAAACAGCAGCACGGGTTTGGTGCGGTCCTGTCCGCGAATGAGCAGCCATTGCCGGGTACCGTTGACGGTCACCGGGGTCCATTCGGCGATGCTTTGCGGCTGTGGCTCCCCGTTTGGGCCGGTGATTGGGGTGGTTTGGCCGGAACTGCGCCAGGCAAGATACCCCAGCCCGGTAAGCAACAGGAGGGCAATTGTTCCGGCCAGCCAGCCTATCAGTCTGCGAATGCGTTTGCCCATGCTATTCGTCATCCACTAAAAACTGTCCCTGAATTTTGTTTTGCCAACCGGGTCACGATTCGGTTGGCGGGCCAGAGGTACCTGACGGTTTGGTCTTCTGGCTCATCCTGGCTGGGTAAGCATCCCGGGAGTTCAGCAAGCCAGCCGGGACGCTTAGCTCACCGGTTTTGGGATCAATCAGCCCGTTGCGTTCGTCTTCGATGTTCGTGGCCTGGGTGTAAATATCCCCCGCAATGTCGTGTTGCCGCAGAGCCTCTTTGAACTGTTGAATCCGGGTGGTCCGTTCGGTCGAATCGGCGGGGCCGCCGTAATCGGCAAACCCGAAACCACCCCACTCACTGATCACAAAGGGCACTTGTCGCCGGTAAAAAAACGGGTCGCCGACCACCAGCGGCAAAACCGCGACGCCCGAAAGTTCGCCCGCCGAAAGCCGGTTGAGGAGTTCTTTCCAGCGCGTCAGATCCGGTGTGTACAGGTGGGCTGTCAGCAGATCGGACTTCAGCCTTCCTTCGAAAGAAACATGCTGCCAGCCGTCGTTATCAACCACCAGAAACTGGGGATATGCCAGTTGCATGTAGTGGTACATATCCATGATGTACTGGCGCGTCTGTGGATTGGTAGCAACGTCCTGCGCGCCCCAGTCTTCGTTGTACAGGCTCCAGATCACCACCGAAGGATGCGTACCGATCAGGGCCACCATCCGCAGCAGTTCCGCGCGGTGATTTTCGCGGCTGCGGGCGGTGGAAACGTGCGTGCTGGGTACTTCCACCCACAACAGCAGTCCGAGTTCGTCGGCCAGGTTGTAAATGCGCGGGTCAACTCCGGCAATGTGCACGCGCACCAGGTTGCAACCCAGCTCTTTCATCGCCCGCATGTGCTGCTGCATCTCTTCAAAGGTGGCCGTACCGGGCTGATACAGAATACCGTCCAGATAGATGGGCTCGTTGTTGAGGTAGATGTA
This Larkinella insperata DNA region includes the following protein-coding sequences:
- a CDS encoding SPW repeat domain-containing protein; translation: MEKPISRQQHGFTDYSYIPLVAAAPALANFKDQPTATLLTRVLSGSILATSLMTRAEWGAFRILPFKAHLAADAAVGTMTLAAPWLFGFAGHHRARNAFLAIGAFGLMAGLLSRPDEMK
- a CDS encoding DUF2231 domain-containing protein, whose amino-acid sequence is MESKAKVLGHPAHPILIVFPLGLLATSVIFSLIYLFTDNDTMSVVSYWMTVAGILGGLVAAVPGVVDWIAIPSGTRAKRVGAIHGLGNVVVLVLFVLSWLLRRDEPSYVPSTLALIISLLAFVIAGVTGWLGGELVDRLGVGVDRHANLNAPNALTVRHVPESEVSPSGPHSHSL
- a CDS encoding zinc-dependent alcohol dehydrogenase, with translation MLAMNYRGPQRVRVSQKPMPEIKHPEDAIVRVTRSCICGSDLHLYNGNVPDTRVGMTFGHEFIGIVEEIGPEVHKIKVGDHVIVPFNIACGKCHFCRQGLYGNCHESNPQATAVGGIFGYSHTAGGFDGGQAEFVRVPYANVGPTVIPPGMDPDDAVLLTDVVPTGYQAAEMGGIQPGDTVVVFGAGPVGIMAARCSWLFGAGRVIVIDQYDYRLEFVRNYAPCEAYNFKEMDDPVVFVKKTTDWMGADVVIDAVGAEAAGSALQTITGRKTLLQAGSATALHWAINSVKKGGIVSIVGVYGPTDNLVPIGNVVNKGLTIRANQASVKRLLPRLIEHIQNGVLNPKAMITHRIPLEDAADAYRIFSDKLDNCIKPILIPPSARI
- a CDS encoding alpha/beta fold hydrolase — encoded protein: MGKRIRRLIGWLAGTIALLLLTGLGYLAWRSSGQTTPITGPNGEPQPQSIAEWTPVTVNGTRQWLLIRGQDRTKPVLLFLHGGPGLPELSLLTGHELEKRFVVVNWDQRGSGKSYAAEVFQHQPGGLPFTVETLVNDAAEVSRYLSRRFGQPKIYVLAHSWGTLLGVLTVKQHPELFRALFCISQIARQLEAEQVSYDWVLQQARQHGNDRQVDKLLRQGRPPYPPDAWLDYLTWQRELVARYGGGMYRGHFFPLFIRSILQSREYTLADKIRYARGARESVRYLWPAVVNIDLSTTAPELKVPYVLFQGVHDYQTPYVIARRYFNQLQAPRKQLFTFANSAHSPIFEEPERFMHCLNTALASIQAK